A window of Medicago truncatula chloroplast, complete genome genomic DNA:
TTCAATAGTGGCCTCTATCGGATTTCTTATAATTTGGATATGTTATTTGGGGATCAATCTATTAGGAATAGGACTACATAGTTATGGTTCATTTACATCTAATTAATTTTCAATGAGTAAAGAACCTGAGAAATAAAAATATGGAAAGCATATAAATATTTACTTTCCATAAATCGTGGAGAACCCTTTCAATCAAGTAATGTAATGATTCAAGGGGTTCTCACAAACAACAAACATATTGGATTATAATTTCAATTTTTTTTTGTTAAGTGAATCTAACAGAAAAATATTCTTTTTCATAAGGTTTTTTTCTCTTTTTTATTCATTTATTCATGAAAATGCTCTATCAAAAATTAGCTAGAATAGCTTCAACCTTGTCAACCGAGAATGAAAAAATGAAATCTGGATAAATACCAATACCTATTACGGGTATAAGGATAGAAATCGAAATAAATAATTCTCTCGGCCCAGAATCAAAAAAATAAGAGTTTGGTGTATTAAAAAACTTGTATCCATAGAACATCTGCCGTAAAATAGATAATAAATAAATAGGAGTTAATATCATTCCAATTGCGGTTACAAAAGTAATTAGTATTTTCATCATGAAAAGATATTTTTGACTAGTAATTATTCCAAAAAAAACTATCAATTCGGCAACAAAACCGCTCATGCCCGGCAATGCAAGAGAAGCCATCGATAAGATAGTGAAAATCGTGAATATTTTTGGCATTGGGATAGCCATTCCGCCCATTTCGTCAAGATAAAGAAGACGTAGTCTATCATAACTAGTTCCTGCCAAGAAAAAAAGGGCAGCCCCAATAAATCCATGAGATATTATTTGTAAAATGGCCCCGTTGAGCCCAGTATCACTTATAGAACCAATTCCTAGAATTATGAAACCCATATGAGATACCGAAGAATAAGCTATTCTTTTTTTTAAATTACGTTGACCAAAAGATGTTGAAGCGGCATAGATTATTTGAATAGAACCTAATATCATTAACCAGGGGCAAAATATTGAATGAGCGTGGGAAAATAATTCCATATTAATTCGAACCAACCCATATGCTCCCATTTTTAATAAGATTCCGGCTAAAAGCATACAAGTGCTGTAATGTGCCTCTCCGTGGGTATCCGGTAACCATGTATGTAAGGGTATAATCGGCGATTTGACAGCAAAAGCAATAAGAAATGCCGTATATAATATTATTTCTAGCGCCACAGGATACGATTGATTAGTTAATGTTTCAAAATTTAATGTTGGTTCATTAGAACCATATAAACCGATACCCAGAATTCCCATTAATAAAAAAACAGAACCTCCTGCAGTGTACAAAATAAACTTTGTAGCTGAATACAAACGTTTCTTTCCCCCCCACATGGCTAAGAGTATATAAACGGGAATTAATTCCAATTCCCACATGATGAAAAAAAGTAAAATGTCTCGAGAAGAAAATGGTCCGATTTGACCGCTATACATTGCTAACATCAGGAAATAGAATAATTGGTATTCTCGAGTAACCGGCTGAGCCGCTAAAGTGGCTAAAGTAGTTATAAATCCCGTCAGTAAAATAGGTCCTATAGAGAGTCCATCTATTCCCAATCTCCAGTAAAAATCAAAAAAATTGATCCATTTATAATTCTCCGTCAGTTGAATTAGTGGATCATCCAATTGGAAATGATAACAAAATGCATAGGTTGTTAGAAGGAGATCGATTAAGCATATAGAAATGCTATACCACCTAATTACCTTATTTCCCCTATGAGGGAATAAGAAAATTAAGGAACCTGCGGCTATTGGGAAAACTACAACTATTGTTAACCAAGGAAAATAATTCGTCATAAAAATAAGATACACTTGGGCCAGAAAAGCCCGTGCTCAAAAAAAAATACAAAATATTTTTTTGAGCACGGGTTTTTGCCAGTAAAAAAACGTATTCGTGTGGTGTTTTTTGAAACGTATCAATAAGCTAGACCCATACTTCGAGTTGTTTCAGGCCCTAAATAAACCCGAACACTTAAGAAATCCGTCGGACAAGCGGACTCACACCTCTTACAACCAACACAGTCCTCTGTTCTTGGGGCAGAAGCTATTTGCTTAGCCTTACATCCATCCCAAGGTATCATTTCTAATACATCTGTGGGACAAGCTCGGACACATTGAGTACATCCTATACATGTATCATAAATCTTTACTGAATGTGACATTGTATCTATAGTAATTTTTGAACATAAAAAATGAAAATTATCGATCTAGTAAACTCGTAAATGAATCATATATTTATATACCAGATGAATCAATGATTTGTTATAATATTGTTAATTGTTAATCAAAAAAGATGTCTAGATAAATTTAGAATAAGGAATAGAAGAGGATACTTTGATTTCTTATGATTTAGGCAATGCAAACATGATCAGAAGTTGTGTAGAATACATATTAATTTGAATTGATAAATATTACACTCACTATTTGATTGAATTGAATTTTTTTATTAATTATGATTAATTAATGCTATTTATTCAACAAATTCGATTGATTGATACGGGTTGATTTTCTGTTACGAGCAATTGCGGAAACAATAGCCAGTCCGATAGCTGCTTCAGCGGCTGCAATAGCTATAACAAAAATTGAAAAAATATTTCCTTTTAATTGGCGATTATCAAAAAAATCAGAAAAAGTTACGAGATTTATATTAACTGCATTCAGTATAAGTTCAAGACACATAAGGGCTCTAACCATATTTCGGCTCGTGATCAATCCATAGATACCTATAGAAAATAAATAGGCACTCAAAACAAGTACATGTTCGAGCATCATTGACCAACTCCTTATTAATTTTGATTCATTTCAATATGAACAACAATTCAACAGATTCAATTGACTAAAGAATATACCAAGTCTGGAACAAAAGAATATATTGGCAATAAAAAAAAAGAGTTTATACATAACATAGAATTGAAAAAAAAAAATAAAATCTTGATTTATATTACTAATTCTATAAAGATTTTTTACTGGCGAGCTACAACAATTGCACCTATCAAAGCAACTAAAAGAATTATTGAAATTAGTTCAAATGGAAGAAAAAAATCGGTTGATAAATGAATTCCAATTTGTTGACTAGTACTTATCAAATCTTGCTCAATAATCTGATTTGGTCTTGTAGTCCAAATAATTCCGTACCATGAAGTATCTGAAATAATAGTTATTAGTGAAACAAAAATACTTGTACAAACTATCAAAGTAATTCCATCCCCAACAGTCCAAAGATTAAAATCTTGGTAATATTCGGAACTATTCATGAACATCACAGCAAATATGATTAAAATGTTAATAGCTCCCACGTAAATAAGTAGCTGTGATGCAGCTACAAAATGGGAGTTTGATAAAATATATAATAAGGATATACAAACAAGAACCAGTCCCAACGAAAAAGCAGAAAAAATAGGGTTGGTA
This region includes:
- the ndhD gene encoding NADH dehydrogenase subunit 4 — protein: MTNYFPWLTIVVVFPIAAGSLIFLFPHRGNKVIRWYSISICLIDLLLTTYAFCYHFQLDDPLIQLTENYKWINFFDFYWRLGIDGLSIGPILLTGFITTLATLAAQPVTREYQLFYFLMLAMYSGQIGPFSSRDILLFFIMWELELIPVYILLAMWGGKKRLYSATKFILYTAGGSVFLLMGILGIGLYGSNEPTLNFETLTNQSYPVALEIILYTAFLIAFAVKSPIIPLHTWLPDTHGEAHYSTCMLLAGILLKMGAYGLVRINMELFSHAHSIFCPWLMILGSIQIIYAASTSFGQRNLKKRIAYSSVSHMGFIILGIGSISDTGLNGAILQIISHGFIGAALFFLAGTSYDRLRLLYLDEMGGMAIPMPKIFTIFTILSMASLALPGMSGFVAELIVFFGIITSQKYLFMMKILITFVTAIGMILTPIYLLSILRQMFYGYKFFNTPNSYFFDSGPRELFISISILIPVIGIGIYPDFIFSFSVDKVEAILANF
- the psaC gene encoding photosystem I subunit VII (9 kDa protein) yields the protein MSHSVKIYDTCIGCTQCVRACPTDVLEMIPWDGCKAKQIASAPRTEDCVGCKRCESACPTDFLSVRVYLGPETTRSMGLAY
- the ndhE gene encoding NADH dehydrogenase subunit 4L; the protein is MMLEHVLVLSAYLFSIGIYGLITSRNMVRALMCLELILNAVNINLVTFSDFFDNRQLKGNIFSIFVIAIAAAEAAIGLAIVSAIARNRKSTRINQSNLLNK
- the ndhG gene encoding NADH dehydrogenase subunit 6, which translates into the protein MDLPETLHDFLLVFLGSGIILGSLGVVLLTNPIFSAFSLGLVLVCISLLYILSNSHFVAASQLLIYVGAINILIIFAVMFMNSSEYYQDFNLWTVGDGITLIVCTSIFVSLITIISDTSWYGIIWTTRPNQIIEQDLISTSQQIGIHLSTDFFLPFELISIILLVALIGAIVVARQ